Proteins found in one Methanospirillum hungatei JF-1 genomic segment:
- a CDS encoding ATP-binding protein, with protein MKRLFSDYQSLSTDAIIRYLSYLEDAFLLFSVNHYDTSLKRQIQKPKKLYCIDHGMMQAVSFWFSNDIGRIFENIVYIALLRQGKEIYYWQDEKGFEVDFVIKSRDDSIRLIQVSVDISDPMTREREKIGLISAMNYFEIGEGIIITSDILDEEIFQDRKITYFPLWFWLLTEESYI; from the coding sequence TTGAAAAGGCTCTTTTCTGATTACCAGAGCCTGAGTACTGATGCAATAATTAGATATCTCTCATACCTGGAAGACGCATTTCTGCTTTTTTCTGTCAATCACTACGATACGTCGTTAAAAAGACAAATACAAAAGCCCAAAAAGCTCTATTGCATCGACCATGGGATGATGCAGGCAGTCTCTTTTTGGTTTTCAAATGATATTGGGAGAATATTTGAAAATATTGTATACATAGCCCTGCTTCGTCAGGGTAAAGAGATATACTATTGGCAGGATGAAAAAGGATTTGAGGTCGATTTTGTCATAAAATCCAGGGATGACTCCATTCGGCTTATTCAGGTCTCTGTTGATATTTCAGATCCGATGACCCGTGAAAGAGAAAAAATAGGGCTGATTTCCGCAATGAATTATTTTGAGATTGGTGAGGGGATTATTATTACTTCTGATATATTAGATGAAGAGATCTTTCAGGACCGGAAAATTACGTATTTTCCCCTCTGGTTCTGGCTCCTCACCGAAGAGTCATATATATAA
- a CDS encoding tetratricopeptide repeat protein, which translates to MAENSTHKFLSKRDVLLNKADAFALEADQLAYQGKYEEAVDKYDQALAIYPSNPDLWAFKAITLSGGLGRNEEALECWERAKKLDHVLADAITDVPSSETTMTVHERDLVDFKGSTADRIRNLVKQQAMDKKKK; encoded by the coding sequence ATGGCAGAAAATTCAACCCACAAATTCCTTAGCAAGCGTGATGTTCTCCTCAATAAGGCTGATGCATTTGCATTGGAGGCAGATCAACTGGCATACCAGGGGAAGTACGAGGAAGCGGTGGACAAATATGATCAGGCGCTCGCAATATATCCGTCCAACCCTGATCTCTGGGCATTTAAGGCCATCACACTCTCCGGTGGCCTGGGGAGAAATGAGGAGGCGCTCGAATGCTGGGAACGGGCGAAGAAACTGGATCATGTGTTAGCGGATGCAATCACCGATGTACCTTCATCTGAAACGACCATGACTGTGCATGAACGGGACCTTGTGGATTTCAAGGGGAGCACTGCGGATAGGATCCGAAACCTGGTCAAGCAGCAGGCGATGGATAAGAAGAAGAAATAA
- a CDS encoding S8 family serine peptidase, which translates to MSGLTPTEQSGLSMNNTLNNSLESPEYAPDRVIVKFKSALGSEKSSLSQVQAEAHAAMGATVIADSKTLGVEGMQVVSVPNSTGTMKAIELYRMNPMVEYAQPDYVYQAYPVEKIHIPVNVNQNAVSYRDSIVQGKVSTPSGGPSPAPSDQNDHPSAPPSSVSAGAISTMNETEGFGYMRLSLEDIAQIQSDYNAAVKVENAPLSTTLGSKSLLSNIQYTPSERNQGNCGNCWVWASTGVIENALTVQNGIKDRLSIQYFDSNYNGGSAITGACNGGWASTFANFHSTSGFKQVIPWSNTNAYYNDRYACSYGCGAQTPASSIATSPNYPITSISTSWISTNGVSQAQAIANIKAQIDANKAVWWAFFLPDSSSWSAFNSFWAYQTESTLWNPDPYNNIAYGSSGGGHAVVIVGYDDTSSDPNQRYWLVLNSWGSNSKRPNGLFRLKMNMDYSGKSSQGYQNHYFSIFNINYGITAQTGSISVSSSPSGAQIWLDGANTGKVTPNTLTSVTATSHTVTVKLTGYTDYSTSVTVPSGGTATVSATLTAVPKGSISISSNPTGAAVYLDSEAKGVTTPTTLSDVPAGTHTIRLTKTGYQDWSQSVSVTSGQTTPVSATMTAVSPGGQVIPNDPSFSSLYGLHNTGQTGGTADADIDAPEAWSYVTGSSDVIVAVVDTGVDYNHPDLAANMIAGYDTRNNDSNPMDDHGHGTHCAGTIGAVGNNGIGVAGVNWNVKIMPLKFLDSSGSGYTSDAIEAFAWGYSRGVRIFSNSWGGSGIDTALQDSISSMPDALFICAAGNSALNTDTNPHSPGSLPNANILTVAATDSRDVLASFSNYGASTVDVAAPGVSIYSTYPGNRYTTMSGTSMATPHVAGVAALLKAANPALTMDQIKTAIMNGVDVKSGLSGKCVTGGRVNAYTSVRAVSQVLAKFYGVPETVVYPLTIRFYDVSEGSVASRTWNFGDGNTSTVQNPVHTFYNPQTYTVTLQVSNGVQGVSSVSNEVGGL; encoded by the coding sequence ATGTCAGGTCTGACGCCAACAGAGCAGAGTGGATTGTCCATGAATAATACTCTTAATAATTCGTTGGAGAGCCCTGAATATGCACCTGACCGGGTTATTGTTAAGTTTAAATCTGCTTTAGGCTCTGAAAAGTCATCCTTAAGCCAGGTACAGGCAGAAGCACATGCAGCCATGGGTGCCACGGTGATAGCTGATTCAAAAACTCTTGGCGTGGAGGGTATGCAGGTCGTCAGTGTTCCAAACTCTACCGGGACCATGAAAGCAATCGAGCTGTACCGGATGAACCCGATGGTTGAGTATGCACAGCCGGATTATGTGTATCAGGCATATCCGGTTGAAAAGATCCACATCCCCGTGAATGTAAATCAGAATGCCGTTTCATACCGTGATTCTATTGTTCAGGGTAAGGTGAGTACCCCCTCTGGAGGGCCATCTCCCGCACCCTCTGATCAGAATGACCATCCCTCGGCACCTCCATCCAGTGTATCTGCTGGTGCCATTTCTACGATGAATGAGACGGAAGGATTTGGATACATGCGGTTGTCTCTTGAAGATATTGCACAGATCCAGAGCGATTACAATGCCGCTGTTAAGGTGGAAAATGCGCCTCTCTCTACCACGTTGGGGAGTAAAAGCCTTCTTTCCAATATCCAGTACACCCCATCGGAGCGGAACCAGGGGAACTGTGGGAACTGCTGGGTATGGGCTTCAACCGGGGTTATCGAGAATGCCCTGACCGTTCAGAATGGGATAAAGGATCGACTGTCAATACAATATTTTGATTCGAATTATAATGGCGGAAGTGCAATAACCGGTGCATGCAATGGCGGATGGGCCAGCACGTTTGCAAATTTCCACAGCACCTCCGGATTTAAACAGGTTATCCCCTGGTCAAATACCAATGCCTATTACAATGACCGGTATGCCTGCTCATATGGATGCGGGGCACAGACCCCTGCCTCAAGTATTGCAACCTCTCCGAACTACCCGATAACCAGCATTTCCACCAGCTGGATATCGACAAACGGAGTCTCACAAGCACAGGCTATTGCCAATATCAAGGCACAGATCGATGCAAACAAAGCGGTCTGGTGGGCGTTTTTCCTTCCGGACAGTTCATCGTGGTCTGCATTTAATTCATTTTGGGCATATCAGACCGAATCGACTCTCTGGAATCCGGATCCGTATAACAATATCGCTTATGGATCATCCGGAGGTGGTCATGCGGTTGTCATAGTCGGTTATGATGATACCAGCAGTGATCCAAACCAGCGGTACTGGTTAGTCCTGAACAGCTGGGGCAGCAATTCTAAGCGCCCGAATGGTCTTTTCAGACTTAAGATGAACATGGACTACAGCGGAAAGTCGTCCCAGGGGTACCAGAATCATTACTTTTCAATCTTCAACATCAACTACGGGATAACTGCCCAGACTGGATCAATAAGTGTATCCTCCAGTCCGTCCGGGGCCCAGATCTGGCTTGACGGGGCCAATACGGGGAAGGTAACTCCGAATACCCTCACATCCGTGACTGCAACATCCCATACCGTCACGGTGAAACTGACCGGGTATACAGATTATTCTACCTCGGTTACAGTTCCATCCGGTGGGACTGCGACAGTATCGGCCACTCTTACTGCAGTTCCAAAAGGATCGATATCAATAAGTTCAAATCCGACTGGTGCGGCCGTGTATCTGGATAGTGAGGCAAAGGGAGTTACCACTCCTACCACTTTGAGTGATGTTCCGGCAGGAACTCATACGATCAGGCTGACCAAAACCGGGTATCAGGACTGGTCACAGAGTGTGTCGGTCACTTCAGGTCAAACGACACCCGTCAGTGCAACGATGACTGCTGTTTCACCAGGGGGCCAGGTCATTCCAAATGATCCTTCGTTCTCTTCCCTGTATGGTCTCCATAATACCGGACAGACGGGGGGAACTGCTGATGCAGATATTGATGCCCCTGAAGCCTGGTCCTATGTGACCGGGTCATCTGATGTCATTGTTGCTGTGGTGGATACCGGGGTTGACTATAATCATCCGGATTTAGCAGCAAATATGATTGCCGGGTATGATACCCGGAATAATGATAGTAATCCGATGGATGATCACGGTCATGGGACCCATTGTGCGGGTACAATAGGAGCGGTCGGGAACAATGGTATTGGGGTCGCTGGTGTGAACTGGAATGTGAAGATCATGCCACTCAAGTTCCTTGATTCATCCGGGTCAGGATATACCAGTGATGCGATTGAGGCCTTTGCCTGGGGATACTCCCGAGGAGTGAGAATCTTCTCAAATTCATGGGGTGGAAGCGGAATTGATACCGCTCTTCAGGATTCTATCAGCAGTATGCCGGATGCTCTGTTTATCTGTGCAGCGGGGAACAGTGCACTCAATACTGATACAAATCCACACTCACCCGGTTCACTGCCAAATGCGAATATCCTCACCGTTGCAGCAACCGACTCACGCGATGTACTCGCTTCGTTCTCAAATTATGGAGCAAGCACGGTTGATGTTGCAGCTCCTGGTGTGAGTATTTACAGCACCTATCCGGGGAATCGATATACTACCATGTCCGGGACCTCGATGGCAACTCCCCATGTTGCTGGTGTTGCGGCATTACTTAAGGCAGCAAATCCTGCGCTGACAATGGATCAGATAAAGACAGCAATCATGAATGGTGTGGATGTAAAGAGCGGTTTATCCGGGAAATGTGTGACCGGGGGCCGGGTCAATGCATATACCAGCGTTCGTGCGGTGTCCCAGGTTCTCGCGAAATTCTATGGGGTGCCGGAAACGGTGGTTTATCCTCTGACTATCAGGTTTTATGATGTATCAGAGGGATCAGTGGCATCCCGGACCTGGAACTTTGGTGATGGGAACACCTCCACGGTTCAGAACCCGGTTCATACGTTTTATAATCCGCAGACCTACACCGTCACATTGCAGGTCAGTAATGGAGTTCAAGGAGTAAGCTCAGTTTCGAACGAGGTCGGGGGGCTCTAA
- a CDS encoding S8 family serine peptidase, with product MSKPIVLIFILILLISIGLESGAATSVTILPGSQAVMKPPDSGVAPPYSLPSIVIPVTPKSTLQGDGPVSGIVQSPVLSGIISSKVEPEQLLPSTNITQNSSVCAQAYIPDRVIVKFKTDHFSPLSSVNQIQAEAHAAMGATVLADPSTLGVEGMQVVSVPNTTGTMKAIELYRMNPMVEYAQPDYLYSINSTIIDPPVSVNQQTVPYPETIQVKPSTVQVPNVPPPSSPPSWSTCLSSGYQSGVVGFEDPLSEEERYNAAQAEVDDINAYVKEHNLSWTAAVNPIMLMSPEEREHLKGLRHDLKSSTIVSGAGITPMEGLPTSFDWRNNGGDYTTPIKNQGSCGSCWAFATTGAFESYKEIKSGNPGMNPDYAEQYLVNCAGDQRGCNGGLFTAMAYFVNKAGLSGGVGTVTEANYPYTGSDGTCKSLSGYTRYSVDTAAGETWGYVGGGNEWSIPSDDAIKTAIYLYGPVAAGVYAESTFDSYRSGILDSTSSASYANHAIIIVGWGTLNGRTYWICKNSWGTSWGESGWFRIFSGRLRIGEGAAYFKYTASNPSGGTIAFNSNPSGAQIWIDGVNTGQVTPYTQTSVPIGTYSVTLKLSGYQEYTRSVSVTSGQTTVISATLSPIPTGSIAVSSTPSGARIWLDGVDTTKSTPATLSSVPIGSHAVSLVLSGYNSYSTVVMVHEGQTSIVSGTLNQINPGTQVLPNDPSFSSLWGLHNTGQSGGTGDADIDAPEAWSITTGSLGVIVAVVDTGVDYNHPDLVANIWRDPVTNTPGYDFYGSNDPNPMDEHGHGTHCAGTIGAVGNNGIGVTGVNWNVKIMPLRFLGADGYGSTSDAIEAFAWGYAKGARIFSNSWGAYGIDYALRDSINLYPDALFVCAAGNGDIYGNPYNTDSYPHSPSSLANVNILSVTATNRYDQRASWANYGATTVDVAAPGVSIMSTTKGNSYGTMSGTSMATPHVAGVAALIKAQNPSYSASQIKSAIMNNVDLKSGLSGRCVTGGRINAFASLASSLPLKAKFYGVPDTTIKPLRIRFYDVSEGIISSRLWNFGDGNTTGEVNPSHTYYNPGIYTVTLQVNDGVGTHASVLEIQGG from the coding sequence ATGTCCAAGCCAATAGTATTAATATTCATTCTGATATTGCTCATAAGTATCGGTTTAGAGTCGGGAGCGGCAACATCAGTTACGATATTGCCCGGTTCACAGGCGGTGATGAAACCTCCTGATAGTGGTGTCGCTCCTCCATATTCCCTGCCGTCGATTGTAATCCCAGTCACTCCAAAGTCAACTTTACAAGGAGATGGGCCGGTATCAGGCATTGTACAGTCACCAGTTCTGTCAGGTATAATATCCTCCAAGGTGGAACCTGAACAATTACTCCCTTCTACAAACATTACACAAAATAGTTCTGTATGTGCACAAGCATATATTCCTGACCGGGTTATTGTAAAGTTTAAGACAGACCACTTTTCTCCCTTATCTTCTGTAAATCAGATTCAGGCAGAGGCACACGCAGCCATGGGCGCAACGGTTCTTGCAGACCCATCCACTCTGGGTGTTGAGGGAATGCAGGTTGTCAGTGTTCCCAACACTACCGGGACCATGAAAGCGATTGAACTATATCGGATGAACCCGATGGTCGAGTATGCCCAGCCGGATTACCTGTATTCTATAAATTCAACAATTATTGATCCTCCGGTGTCTGTAAATCAGCAGACAGTCCCCTATCCTGAAACTATTCAGGTAAAACCGTCTACAGTTCAGGTTCCGAATGTTCCTCCTCCATCATCACCGCCTTCCTGGTCGACCTGTTTATCATCGGGATATCAGAGCGGGGTAGTAGGATTTGAAGATCCGTTGAGCGAAGAAGAGCGATATAATGCAGCACAAGCAGAAGTGGATGACATAAATGCCTATGTGAAAGAACATAATCTCTCCTGGACTGCAGCGGTAAATCCAATCATGCTCATGAGTCCAGAAGAGCGTGAACATCTGAAAGGACTCCGGCATGATCTGAAAAGCAGCACGATAGTGAGTGGCGCCGGTATCACACCAATGGAAGGACTTCCCACTTCGTTTGACTGGCGGAACAATGGTGGAGATTATACCACCCCTATTAAGAATCAGGGAAGTTGCGGGAGTTGCTGGGCATTTGCAACAACCGGTGCCTTTGAATCATATAAAGAGATAAAATCCGGAAATCCGGGTATGAACCCTGATTATGCTGAGCAGTACCTGGTGAACTGTGCAGGTGATCAGCGTGGATGTAATGGCGGACTCTTCACGGCAATGGCATACTTTGTAAATAAGGCGGGTTTGAGTGGTGGAGTCGGGACGGTTACCGAGGCGAACTATCCCTATACCGGTTCGGATGGTACGTGTAAGAGTCTGTCCGGGTATACCAGGTATTCGGTAGATACGGCCGCAGGAGAGACCTGGGGGTATGTCGGTGGAGGGAATGAGTGGAGTATCCCATCTGATGATGCGATAAAGACGGCGATTTATCTCTATGGTCCGGTTGCCGCCGGAGTCTATGCAGAGAGCACCTTTGATTCATATCGATCAGGTATACTTGACAGTACGTCCAGTGCATCCTATGCAAATCATGCAATTATTATTGTGGGATGGGGAACGTTAAATGGCCGGACTTACTGGATTTGTAAGAACAGTTGGGGGACATCCTGGGGCGAATCAGGGTGGTTTAGAATTTTCTCAGGAAGGCTCCGTATCGGGGAAGGTGCTGCATATTTTAAATATACAGCCTCAAATCCTTCTGGCGGGACGATTGCTTTCAATTCTAATCCATCCGGGGCCCAAATCTGGATTGATGGGGTGAACACCGGTCAGGTTACTCCCTATACTCAAACATCAGTTCCAATCGGAACCTATTCGGTGACCTTGAAACTCAGCGGGTACCAGGAGTATACTCGTTCGGTATCTGTAACTTCAGGACAGACAACTGTCATATCTGCCACCCTTTCACCAATACCTACCGGGAGTATTGCAGTTAGTTCAACTCCTTCCGGTGCACGGATCTGGCTTGACGGGGTTGATACCACAAAGAGCACACCTGCGACGTTATCTTCCGTGCCGATTGGTTCACATGCTGTATCACTGGTTCTCTCTGGATATAATTCATATTCGACCGTTGTGATGGTTCATGAGGGTCAGACAAGTATAGTCTCCGGAACTTTGAATCAAATTAACCCTGGCACCCAGGTTCTTCCGAATGATCCTTCATTTAGCAGTCTGTGGGGACTTCATAATACCGGACAGAGTGGAGGAACAGGTGATGCCGATATAGATGCTCCGGAAGCATGGAGCATAACCACCGGTTCACTAGGGGTTATTGTCGCGGTTGTTGATACCGGTGTGGATTACAATCACCCAGATCTGGTCGCAAATATCTGGAGGGATCCGGTAACAAATACTCCCGGGTATGATTTCTATGGTTCTAATGATCCAAATCCCATGGATGAACATGGTCATGGGACTCATTGTGCCGGGACGATTGGAGCAGTCGGAAATAATGGGATTGGTGTGACCGGGGTGAACTGGAATGTGAAAATTATGCCTCTTCGGTTCCTTGGAGCTGACGGGTATGGCTCTACAAGTGATGCGATTGAGGCTTTTGCCTGGGGATATGCAAAGGGAGCGAGAATTTTCTCAAACTCATGGGGAGCCTATGGTATCGATTATGCTCTTCGTGATTCCATTAATCTCTATCCCGATGCACTCTTTGTATGTGCGGCCGGAAATGGCGATATATATGGAAATCCCTATAATACTGATTCATATCCCCATTCTCCATCATCGCTGGCTAATGTGAATATTCTCTCTGTAACAGCAACAAACCGATATGATCAAAGAGCTTCCTGGGCAAATTATGGTGCGACAACGGTTGATGTTGCTGCACCGGGTGTGTCTATCATGAGTACTACCAAAGGCAACTCCTATGGCACCATGAGCGGGACCTCTATGGCGACCCCGCATGTGGCAGGTGTTGCAGCCCTCATAAAGGCACAGAACCCTTCATATTCAGCATCCCAGATAAAATCCGCCATAATGAATAATGTTGATCTCAAATCCGGACTATCTGGTAGATGTGTTACCGGAGGTCGGATCAATGCGTTCGCCAGTCTGGCCTCCTCCCTTCCACTTAAGGCAAAGTTTTACGGGGTTCCTGATACAACAATCAAACCTCTTCGAATCCGGTTCTATGATGTCTCTGAAGGGATAATCTCCTCAAGACTCTGGAACTTTGGGGATGGAAATACTACTGGTGAAGTTAATCCATCGCACACCTATTATAATCCAGGCATCTATACTGTCACGCTTCAGGTAAATGACGGTGTTGGTACTCATGCCTCTGTGCTGGAGATACAGGGAGGTTGA
- a CDS encoding DUF2341 domain-containing protein, with protein MRSNALRQTRSYTSGIGYTVLLLIITVALLLVSCSGIAGAESVRPPIVVPSVSGPVVAPPGPTGVVHSDGTSVLSETPVNMSEINLESLGYVSSTVTVVSGPPAFLSGWSYRKIHAIGGSPDGDLTNYQMRFVVWRTTGTDSGENVYVGTNVREDYGDLRFTTVAGAQIPYWIESVNATAAVVWVKVPSIPRAGTQIVMYYGNRSAVSESSGSAVFNVFEDFEESVLNGWTLDSGVTVSQVTEGSNKVGRFTSNGVAGSGAYKSWTAGSGIIEYSIKPAQTTAYHTVSAFSGHASGVKGAWFFAANIGKFGSATPSWAYFTSYVANQWYTVRLDLKGNGYYDAYVNGVKIGADWAYYGATTTDRLGLVGWTTGGQAYYDNIRVRKFTNTRPVHGGWLSGVTTEQLAADFSFTPTSGQYPLNVTFTDLSTGPITSRSWDFGDSGSSTEQNPSHTFTGANTYSVTLTVSSTYGQSPSSITKTIVVSAPPSFPADWQNQKIFIVSSGTGSTVTNTPFKLTLYRTSGTDSGNTVYLGSSVRSDFGDIRFTDSGGSQIPYWIESVSDGVAVVWIKPSSISSTGTQFSIYYNCAGATSQSDGSSIFSVFEDFEESVLSSWTLDSGVTMSQVTEGSNKVGRFTSNGVAGSGAYKSWTAGSGIIEYSIKPAQTTAYHTVSAFSGHASGIKGAWFYAANNGKFGSATPSWAYFTSYTANQWYTVRLDLKGNGYYDAYVNGVKIGTDWAYYGTTTTDRLGLVGWTTGGQAFYDNIRVRPYVSTEPGIEWIDPSTPLMADFSFTPTSGQYPLNVTFTDLSTGPITSRSWDFGDSGSSTEQNPSHTFTGANTYSVTLTVSSTYGQSPSSITKTIVVSAPPSFPADWQNQKIFIVSSGTGSTVTNTPFKLTLYRTSGTDSGNTVYLGSSVRSDFGDIRFTDSGGSQIPYWIESVSDGVAVVWIKPSSISSTGTQFSIYYNCAGATSQSDGSSIFSVFEDFEESVLSSWTLDSGVTMSQVTEGSNKVGRFTSNGVAGSGAYKSWTAGSGIIEYSIKPAQTTAYHTVSAFSGHASGIKGAWFYAANNGKFGSATPSWAYFTSYTANQWYTVRLDLKGNGYYDAYVNGVKIGTDWAYYGTTTTDRLGLVGWTTGGQAFYDNIRVRPYVAAEPGIEWIS; from the coding sequence ATGAGATCAAACGCGCTTCGTCAAACCCGATCATATACTTCCGGGATAGGGTATACTGTTCTGTTGTTAATTATTACCGTCGCTCTTCTTCTGGTTTCCTGTAGTGGAATTGCCGGGGCCGAGTCTGTCCGTCCCCCGATAGTGGTCCCATCAGTGAGTGGGCCTGTTGTTGCTCCGCCTGGTCCGACGGGTGTGGTGCATTCGGATGGTACGTCTGTACTTTCCGAGACGCCGGTCAATATGAGTGAAATAAATCTTGAGTCGTTAGGTTATGTGAGTAGCACGGTGACCGTGGTTTCAGGTCCTCCAGCGTTTTTGAGTGGATGGAGTTATCGAAAGATTCATGCGATTGGTGGGAGTCCGGATGGGGATTTGACGAATTATCAGATGCGGTTTGTAGTCTGGCGAACGACCGGGACTGATTCCGGGGAGAATGTGTATGTTGGAACCAATGTCCGGGAAGATTATGGCGATCTCCGGTTTACTACGGTTGCTGGTGCCCAGATACCCTACTGGATTGAGTCGGTAAATGCGACCGCTGCGGTTGTGTGGGTGAAGGTTCCGAGTATTCCAAGGGCTGGGACGCAGATTGTGATGTATTATGGGAATCGGAGTGCAGTGAGTGAGAGCTCGGGGAGTGCTGTTTTTAATGTCTTTGAGGATTTTGAAGAGAGTGTGTTAAACGGTTGGACTCTGGATTCCGGTGTAACCGTCAGTCAGGTAACTGAGGGTTCAAACAAGGTTGGGCGGTTTACTTCAAACGGTGTTGCCGGTAGCGGAGCGTATAAATCCTGGACTGCTGGTTCCGGAATTATTGAATATTCCATCAAACCTGCCCAGACCACTGCGTATCATACTGTTTCAGCGTTTTCCGGCCATGCCTCCGGGGTAAAAGGTGCGTGGTTCTTTGCTGCAAATATTGGTAAATTCGGCTCTGCAACTCCTTCCTGGGCATATTTCACCAGTTATGTTGCAAATCAGTGGTATACTGTCCGGCTTGATCTAAAGGGGAACGGATATTATGATGCTTATGTCAATGGAGTGAAAATTGGGGCCGATTGGGCATATTATGGTGCAACCACTACTGACCGTCTAGGTCTTGTCGGGTGGACAACCGGAGGTCAGGCATACTATGATAACATCCGTGTCAGAAAGTTTACAAATACCAGACCTGTTCATGGAGGATGGTTAAGTGGAGTTACAACTGAACAATTGGCGGCCGATTTTAGTTTCACTCCGACAAGCGGTCAGTATCCACTCAATGTCACCTTCACCGATCTGTCCACTGGACCTATCACTTCTCGTAGCTGGGACTTTGGTGACAGTGGTAGTTCTACCGAACAAAACCCGTCTCACACGTTCACCGGTGCGAATACCTACTCTGTCACCCTCACGGTCAGTTCTACCTATGGACAATCACCCAGTTCAATCACAAAAACGATTGTAGTCTCTGCTCCTCCCAGTTTCCCTGCTGACTGGCAGAATCAAAAGATCTTTATCGTCTCATCTGGAACAGGCTCAACAGTTACCAACACTCCATTCAAACTCACCCTTTACCGGACAAGCGGGACAGATAGTGGGAATACTGTGTACCTTGGTAGTTCAGTTCGTTCAGACTTTGGTGATATCCGGTTTACTGATTCCGGAGGTTCACAAATTCCATATTGGATAGAATCCGTCAGTGATGGAGTTGCAGTTGTCTGGATAAAACCCTCAAGTATCAGCAGTACCGGAACTCAATTCAGTATATATTATAACTGTGCTGGAGCAACAAGTCAGTCTGATGGAAGTTCTATCTTCTCCGTCTTTGAAGACTTCGAAGAGAGTGTTTTATCCAGCTGGACTCTGGACTCCGGTGTTACGATGAGTCAGGTAACTGAGGGTTCAAACAAGGTTGGGCGGTTTACTTCAAACGGTGTTGCCGGTAGCGGAGCGTATAAATCCTGGACTGCTGGTTCTGGAATTATTGAATATTCCATCAAACCTGCCCAGACCACTGCGTATCATACTGTTTCAGCGTTTTCCGGTCATGCCTCTGGAATCAAAGGTGCATGGTTCTATGCTGCAAATAATGGTAAATTCGGTTCTGCAACTCCTTCCTGGGCATATTTCACCAGTTATACTGCAAATCAGTGGTATACTGTCCGGCTTGATCTAAAGGGGAACGGATATTATGATGCATATGTCAATGGAGTGAAAATCGGCACTGATTGGGCGTATTATGGTACAACAACCACTGACCGACTAGGTCTGGTTGGCTGGACAACCGGAGGTCAGGCATTCTATGATAACATCCGCGTCAGGCCTTATGTTTCAACTGAACCGGGAATCGAATGGATAGATCCCAGCACTCCTCTCATGGCCGATTTTAGTTTCACTCCGACAAGCGGTCAGTATCCACTCAATGTCACCTTCACCGATCTGTCCACTGGACCTATCACTTCTCGTAGCTGGGACTTTGGTGACAGTGGTAGTTCTACCGAACAAAACCCGTCTCACACGTTCACCGGTGCGAATACCTACTCTGTCACCCTCACGGTCAGTTCTACCTATGGACAATCACCCAGTTCAATCACAAAAACGATTGTAGTCTCTGCTCCTCCCAGTTTCCCTGCTGACTGGCAGAATCAAAAGATCTTTATCGTCTCATCTGGAACAGGCTCAACAGTTACCAACACTCCATTCAAACTCACCCTTTACCGGACAAGCGGGACAGATAGTGGGAATACTGTGTACCTTGGTAGTTCAGTTCGTTCAGACTTTGGTGATATCCGGTTTACTGATTCCGGAGGTTCACAAATTCCATATTGGATAGAATCCGTCAGTGATGGAGTTGCAGTTGTCTGGATAAAACCCTCAAGTATCAGCAGTACCGGAACTCAATTCAGTATATATTATAACTGTGCTGGAGCAACAAGTCAGTCTGATGGAAGTTCTATCTTCTCCGTCTTTGAAGACTTCGAAGAGAGTGTTTTATCCAGCTGGACTCTGGACTCCGGTGTTACGATGAGTCAGGTAACTGAGGGTTCAAACAAGGTTGGGCGGTTTACTTCAAACGGTGTTGCCGGTAGCGGAGCGTATAAATCCTGGACTGCTGGTTCTGGAATTATTGAATATTCCATCAAACCTGCCCAGACCACTGCGTATCATACTGTTTCAGCGTTTTCCGGTCATGCCTCTGGAATCAAAGGTGCATGGTTCTATGCTGCAAATAATGGTAAATTCGGTTCTGCAACTCCTTCCTGGGCATATTTCACCAGTTATACTGCAAATCAGTGGTATACTGTCCGGCTTGATCTAAAGGGGAACGGATATTATGATGCATATGTCAATGGAGTGAAAATCGGCACTGATTGGGCGTATTATGGTACAACAACCACTGACCGACTAGGTCTGGTTGGCTGGACAACCGGAGGTCAGGCATTCTATGATAATATCAGGGTCAGACCATATGTTGCCGCTGAACCTGGAATAGAATGGATTTCATAA